GCCGAGCACGTCGATCGGATCGGCGTCGCCGAACGCTCTCGTGGTGCCCGGTTGCGCCACCAGATCGGCGAGCTTGGGGCCCTGTCGTCCCCGGATCCACACCGTGGGCGCCACCTCGGTGTCCTGCGGCACCGTCAGGGTGCGGCTCAGGTTCACCGGCTCCTCCGATGCCAGCGCCATCGCGGCCGCGCAACGCACACCGACGGGACTGTCCGCACAGCCCGGCCTGCCGAGCAGCTCGGTTCCCAGATCCCATTGCTGCACAACCGAACCCGGCGGCGGTGCGGGCACCTCGACGGTGTGCCGCAGCGACACCGGGTGGGCGAAACCGGATGCGTCGTACTGTGTGACGGCCAGATCGGTGACGCCGAACTGCACACCGGCAGAGCCGTCGTCGGTCGCCACCGCGGTGATCCGCACCCACGGCGTCTCACCCACCGGAAGCGGGATCGTCAGTGGCTTGCCCGCGGTGTCGAAGCGCAGGCTGCTGGTGCCGGTCGCGGTCGCGATCTCGATGCGGCGCACCTGGGCGCCGACCGCGGTGGCGCTGGGCGTGATGGTCAATGTGGCGTTGGTGATCGGATGGTCGAAATCCACCTGCAGCCACTGCCCGACGGCGGCCTGCAACGCGTTGGACACCCACGCCGTGGAACTGTCGCCGTCGATCGCCGCCGCGGGCCCGGTCGCGGGTGCGACGTACGGCAGCGCAGTGGAGTCGGCCGCCGAACTCGACACCGACAACCGTCCGCCGGTCCACTTGCCGTACACCAGATCCGCGCCCTGCGACGGATAGTCGGGCACACGGTTGTAGGTGTGCCGCGCGTCGTCGGGAGTGCGGACCGCAGACGCGTGATCGTCGACGCGGCCGTAGTCGATCTCGCGGGCCGCGGGGGTGTCGGTGACGATCACGCCGTCGACCGGAAGACCGGCGCGGCGGGCATCGGCCGCGAGCAGCATCGGTCCCAGCGGGGGTCGTCCGGCGAGCCTGCGCCGTTCGTCGAGGCGCAGCAGCGCCTCGGGGGCGCCGGCGACCCGGGTCATCTGGTCGGTGTCCACCAGATAGGGGTGCATGGGTGACCGTGCGCGGGTGTCGTCGGTGCCATCGGTGTCGAGGGGGGCGACGCGGAAGATCTCGACGGCCGGATACCGGGGCCGCAGACCGCTGTCGGCCACGAAGCCCTCGAGAGTGCCCGGCCCGACCGGGTCACCGAACTCGGCCACCTTGGTCAGCCCCGGTGACCCCTCCACGGCCCGGTGCACGAGGATCGGCCGGGCCGACCGCGACGTGTCCGGATCCAGATCGTTGCGCACCACCACGTAGGAGATTCCCTGTCGCGCAAGGGTGTCGGCCAGGCCGGGGGAGGGGCGGCCGGAGGCGAACAGGCGCTGCACAGAGTCCAGTGCGCGGATCGTCTCGGGCGGGGTCAGCGGGATGGAATCGCGTACGCCCCAAGGGTTGTCGCCGAGCACCTGCAGCGGCTCGTCGTGGCTGTTGCCCCACACCTGCGTCGCGAACGGGGCGCCGGGGGCCACCAGCACCCGGCCGCGGTCGGTGTTGTGCTCGTCGAGCCACGCCGCGGCGTCGTGCCAGTGCTGGGGGATCGCCGTGAACGCCCCGGGCGGGGTGAGTCGCGCGGTCCACGCCAGCGACGTCCCGGCGGCGAGCGCGGAGAGCACGACGATCGCGACCGCGACCCTCTTGTCGCGTTCCGGGTGCGCGAACGCGGCGAGCCAGACGGGGCGGGCCGCGCTGCCGGGCAGCGGGATCCGCCCGAGCAGGTGCACCAGCCCCAGCGCCACCGGCAGCCGCACCACCGGCTCCAGCTTGGCGAGGTTGCGCAGTGGGGTGCCGGTGCCGTCCAGGAACGCCTGCACCTGCAGCGCGATCGGCGAGCCGAGCCCGCCGGAGTAACCGAGGCCGAGCAGCACGACGCCGATCAGCAGCATGGTGATCAACCGGCCGCGGGCGGGCATGGTCCGCAGCGCCAGGCCGGCCAGGCCCGCCGCGGCCACGACCGTGGTGGCCAGCACCGCGGTCGTGCTGGTCACCAGCGAGGCGCCCGCGGTCGCCGATGGCGCGACGAACGGCGTCCAGCTCATGGTGCCGCGCAGCATCTCGGTGAGCGACATCCACTGCGTCGTGACGCCGGACGATTCGATGAAGTCAAGGAACGGCGGGCTGATCCGGCCCAGCATCAGCAGCGCCACCACCCACCACGTGACGGCCAGCGCCCCGCACAGCAGCCACCACGCGGTGAACCGCCACCACAGCCGGTTCGGCCGGTGGCAGGCCCACCAGATCACCGCGGCCAGGCAGCCGGTGAGGGTTGCCACGGCGTTCACCGCGCCCATGAGTGCGACGGCGCCCGCCGAGCGCGCCGCCATCAACCGGACCGGGTGTTGCCCCCGCAGGGCGAGGATGACCGGCAACAACACCCACGGCGCCAACATCATCGGCAGCGTCTCCGAGGAGATCGCGCCCAGTGTCGTCAGCACCCGCGGGGACAGCACGAACGCCGCCGCACCGATCACCCGTGAGCTGGTGCTGCCGACCCCGAGCGCCTCGGCGACCCGCAGCACTCCCCAGAACCCGACGATCAGCAGCAGCGCCCACCACAGGCGCTGGGTGACCCAGCCGGGAACCCCGAGCACATCGCCGAGCAGGAAGAACGTGCCGTGCGGAAACAGATAGCCGTAGGCCTGGTTCTGCGCCTGCCCGAACGGCAGGTCGCTGTTCCACAGATTGAACGCGCGGGCCAGGAAGCGCAGCGGGTTCGCCGTGAGATCGAGTTTCGTGTCGGGTGAGATCTGTCCCGGTGACTGGGCGAAGGTCAGGACGAGCGTCGCCGCGGCGACCACCCACAACCAGCGCCGCCGAAGCGGCGGGGCCGGACTAAGAACGGTCGCCGTACTCGACCCGGTTGAGGACGGATGACGCCGGATCGCCCGCTTGCAGCGGAGGCTTTGTGTCCTGCTGCACCATCAGCGTCACTCCGAAGACGGCGGCCGCGCCCAGCAACAGGCCGACCACAATGCTGGCCGCAGAGGGTACGACGAACCGGTTCACCCGGCCAACCTAGCACGGCCGCAGCAATGCCCTGCCGCCTCACGAGGGGTGTCAGGTCCCCGGAGAATCGATTCCCGCCCGGTCAGCGGCTAGGGTCGAGGCCCATGGCTTCACCGCGTCTGCTCGCGACGTTCGTAGCGCTGTCCGGCCTGCTGCTGGCCTGCTCACCGTCAGAGAGCCCGTCAACTGGGCCTTCCGGGTCGCCCGACACGCAACCGATGGGGACCAGCGGACCGCTTCCCGCGGCCCCGGCAAGCTGTGACCTGGCGGCGCTGCCCGCCCGCGACAAGCTGGCCCAATTGCTCACCGTCGGTGTGACCGACGCCGCCGACGCCCGCGCGGTCGTCGCCGATCACCACGTCGGCGGCATCATGATCGGCAGCTGGACCGATCTGTCGATGCTCGATGACGGGTCGCTGGCCGACATCGCCGGCTCCGCGGCGCCGGTGCCGCTCGCGGTCAGCGTCGACGAGGAGGGCGGCCGGGTGTCCCGCCTGGCGCCGCTGATCGGCAACCAGCCGCCGGCACGTGAGCTGGCGGCGACCAAAACTCCCGACGAGGTGTACGGCATCGCGCTGGACCGCGGCCGCAAGATGCACGGTTTGGGAATCACCGTCGACTTCGCGCCCGTCGTCGACGTCACCGACGCCCCGGCCGACACGGTGATCGGCGACCGGTCGTTCGGGGCCGATCCCGCGGTCGTCGCCGATTACGCCGGCGCCTACGCACGCGGTCTGCGCGACGCGGGCGTGCTGCCGGTGCTCAAGCACTTCCCTGGCCACGGCCATGCGTCGGGCGACTCGCACACCGGCGGCGTGACCACGCCGCCCATCGACTCGCTGCAGAACGACGATCTGGTGCCGTACCGCACGCTGACCGGCCAGCCGCCGGTCGCCGTCATGGTCGGGCACATGCAGGTGCCCGGCCTGACCGGCTCGGATCCGGCGAGCCTGAGCCGCGCGGCGTATGCGTTGCTGCGCTCGGGCGGCTACGGCGGTCCGGGCTTCGGCGGTCTGATCTACACCGACGACCT
This region of Mycolicibacterium goodii genomic DNA includes:
- a CDS encoding alpha-(1->3)-arabinofuranosyltransferase; the protein is MVAAATLVLTFAQSPGQISPDTKLDLTANPLRFLARAFNLWNSDLPFGQAQNQAYGYLFPHGTFFLLGDVLGVPGWVTQRLWWALLLIVGFWGVLRVAEALGVGSTSSRVIGAAAFVLSPRVLTTLGAISSETLPMMLAPWVLLPVILALRGQHPVRLMAARSAGAVALMGAVNAVATLTGCLAAVIWWACHRPNRLWWRFTAWWLLCGALAVTWWVVALLMLGRISPPFLDFIESSGVTTQWMSLTEMLRGTMSWTPFVAPSATAGASLVTSTTAVLATTVVAAAGLAGLALRTMPARGRLITMLLIGVVLLGLGYSGGLGSPIALQVQAFLDGTGTPLRNLAKLEPVVRLPVALGLVHLLGRIPLPGSAARPVWLAAFAHPERDKRVAVAIVVLSALAAGTSLAWTARLTPPGAFTAIPQHWHDAAAWLDEHNTDRGRVLVAPGAPFATQVWGNSHDEPLQVLGDNPWGVRDSIPLTPPETIRALDSVQRLFASGRPSPGLADTLARQGISYVVVRNDLDPDTSRSARPILVHRAVEGSPGLTKVAEFGDPVGPGTLEGFVADSGLRPRYPAVEIFRVAPLDTDGTDDTRARSPMHPYLVDTDQMTRVAGAPEALLRLDERRRLAGRPPLGPMLLAADARRAGLPVDGVIVTDTPAAREIDYGRVDDHASAVRTPDDARHTYNRVPDYPSQGADLVYGKWTGGRLSVSSSAADSTALPYVAPATGPAAAIDGDSSTAWVSNALQAAVGQWLQVDFDHPITNATLTITPSATAVGAQVRRIEIATATGTSSLRFDTAGKPLTIPLPVGETPWVRITAVATDDGSAGVQFGVTDLAVTQYDASGFAHPVSLRHTVEVPAPPPGSVVQQWDLGTELLGRPGCADSPVGVRCAAAMALASEEPVNLSRTLTVPQDTEVAPTVWIRGRQGPKLADLVAQPGTTRAFGDADPIDVLGSAYAATDGDPRTSWTAPQRVVQFQTPTTLTLKLPRPTEVAGLRIVPGDTEPPAHPTLVAIDLGDGPQMHRLSGDGEPRTVTLKPRVTDTVTVSLLAWNDIIDRTSLGFDQLKPPGLAELTVLDGRGAPIGAADAAKNRSRAVTLPCGQGPIIAVAGEFIQTSVRTTVGALLDGDPVPARPCRPEPVRLPAGQQELVVSPGAAFIVDGVELATPDADEIHTAPTTSVDTGTWTADRREVQVNAAAQQRILVVPESINRGWSAHDAAGTELKPVTVNGWQQGWVIPAGTEGTVTLSFASNAPYRAGLIGGLALLPLLALLALFGARRPVPTTAPARPWNPGPVVTGAAAMAAATAISGFIGLLVVGAAIGVRMLLRRRGPRGEKIWDNLAVAGAAGGLLLAGSVLSQYPWRSVDGYIGHTAGVQFLALLSVALLAASAVRLVNRTGPPGGGESAKPRRTETSAQTG
- a CDS encoding DUF2613 domain-containing protein is translated as MNRFVVPSAASIVVGLLLGAAAVFGVTLMVQQDTKPPLQAGDPASSVLNRVEYGDRS
- a CDS encoding glycoside hydrolase family 3 N-terminal domain-containing protein is translated as MASPRLLATFVALSGLLLACSPSESPSTGPSGSPDTQPMGTSGPLPAAPASCDLAALPARDKLAQLLTVGVTDAADARAVVADHHVGGIMIGSWTDLSMLDDGSLADIAGSAAPVPLAVSVDEEGGRVSRLAPLIGNQPPARELAATKTPDEVYGIALDRGRKMHGLGITVDFAPVVDVTDAPADTVIGDRSFGADPAVVADYAGAYARGLRDAGVLPVLKHFPGHGHASGDSHTGGVTTPPIDSLQNDDLVPYRTLTGQPPVAVMVGHMQVPGLTGSDPASLSRAAYALLRSGGYGGPGFGGLIYTDDLSSMGAINQRYSVPDAVLRALQAGADNALWITTDEVPAVLDRLEQALASGELSQTAVDASLQRNVAVKGPLRCG